One region of Clavibacter michiganensis subsp. tessellarius genomic DNA includes:
- a CDS encoding 2-phosphosulfolactate phosphatase, whose amino-acid sequence MTSSADAAHPDPSTQARYQVRLDGGVAGARRIATGADVIVWVDALPSVPPPTVARREEVLATMPARPAVVSAGLADAPAVADWILALQTALGRRAYVAVVAAGAVEADGSWRACAEDQLAAGAVVDALAALGIDATSPEAAVACAAYQQLRPAVGHLVTASVSARRLDAAGHDGLVAGALAAGPADVVVHRLHRDA is encoded by the coding sequence GTGACCTCCTCCGCTGACGCCGCGCACCCCGACCCGTCGACGCAGGCCCGCTACCAGGTCCGGTTGGACGGCGGCGTGGCCGGGGCCCGGCGCATCGCGACCGGTGCCGACGTCATCGTCTGGGTGGACGCGCTGCCGTCCGTGCCGCCGCCCACCGTCGCCCGCCGCGAGGAGGTCCTCGCGACCATGCCCGCGCGCCCGGCCGTCGTGAGCGCCGGCCTCGCGGACGCCCCGGCCGTCGCCGACTGGATCCTCGCCCTCCAGACCGCGCTCGGCCGCCGGGCATACGTGGCCGTCGTGGCCGCGGGCGCGGTCGAGGCCGACGGATCCTGGCGCGCGTGCGCCGAGGACCAGCTCGCCGCGGGTGCCGTGGTCGACGCGCTCGCCGCCCTGGGGATCGACGCCACGTCGCCCGAGGCCGCCGTCGCCTGCGCCGCCTACCAGCAGCTCCGGCCGGCCGTGGGGCACCTCGTGACCGCGAGCGTCTCCGCCCGCCGGCTCGACGCCGCGGGGCACGACGGGCTCGTCGCCGGGGCGCTCGCCGCGGGTCCCGCCGACGTGGTCGTGCACCGCCTCCACCGCGACGCCTGA
- a CDS encoding CGNR zinc finger domain-containing protein, which produces MSRAPGSERPTGQWIDDPDGLRWFLDTGAVSLDLAYTGALGDPEPRETLPDAAALGAWLSEHLAPVSEPGERDVADARTLRQAIGDIAAAIADGRDPAPRDVDVLNLYAATPDLPPALDGGSRQAGRALARPAQALASAARDAVAVFGAGSERIHRCSADDCTVLYLDTTRSGTRRWCSMRRCGNRAKVRAHRARQLRERRTGVPARVAPVRPATPAEAAPVPVPGDDDGPGAGAPEPS; this is translated from the coding sequence ATGAGCCGGGCGCCGGGATCCGAGCGGCCGACGGGCCAGTGGATCGACGACCCGGACGGCCTGCGCTGGTTCCTCGACACGGGCGCCGTGAGCCTCGACCTCGCCTACACGGGCGCGCTCGGGGATCCGGAGCCGCGCGAGACGCTGCCCGACGCGGCCGCGCTCGGCGCATGGCTGAGCGAGCACCTCGCGCCCGTCTCGGAGCCGGGCGAGCGCGACGTCGCGGACGCCCGGACGCTCCGGCAGGCCATCGGCGACATCGCGGCGGCCATCGCCGACGGCCGGGACCCCGCGCCGCGCGACGTCGACGTGCTCAACCTCTACGCCGCGACGCCGGACCTCCCGCCCGCGCTCGACGGCGGATCCCGCCAGGCCGGCCGCGCGCTCGCCCGGCCCGCGCAGGCGCTCGCGTCGGCGGCGCGCGACGCGGTGGCGGTGTTCGGGGCGGGATCCGAGCGGATCCACCGCTGCTCGGCCGACGACTGCACCGTGCTCTACCTGGACACGACGCGCTCGGGCACCCGCCGGTGGTGCTCGATGCGACGCTGCGGCAACCGCGCCAAGGTGCGCGCCCACCGCGCGCGGCAGCTCCGGGAGCGGCGGACCGGGGTCCCGGCCCGCGTGGCTCCCGTCCGGCCGGCGACCCCGGCGGAGGCCGCACCCGTCCCCGTCCCCGGGGACGACGACGGCCCGGGAGCCGGAGCCCCCGAGCCGTCGTGA
- a CDS encoding TetR/AcrR family transcriptional regulator, with the protein MTRAALATRGPYRKGLERRELLIRTAIEVFAEQGYRGSSLREIASRAEITPAGLLHHFTGKEELLLAVLERREERLAAAIELHRPRSVAEHAAVVIADGEQSACLTRVIAVVSSEASAAGHPLHLLFRERRARELERITAGVVVDQARGLIDPGLDPEAAAAVVLSAMDGLHVQRCYGVGAGASEAFEDLRRHYLEPPAFAERAAAV; encoded by the coding sequence ATGACTCGCGCCGCCCTCGCCACCCGTGGCCCCTACCGCAAGGGCCTGGAGCGCAGGGAGCTCCTCATCCGCACGGCCATCGAGGTCTTCGCCGAGCAGGGGTACCGCGGTAGCTCGCTGCGCGAGATCGCGTCCCGCGCCGAGATCACGCCCGCCGGCCTGCTGCACCACTTCACCGGCAAGGAGGAGCTGCTGCTCGCCGTGCTGGAGCGCCGCGAGGAGCGCCTCGCCGCGGCCATCGAGCTGCACCGCCCGCGCAGCGTCGCGGAGCACGCGGCCGTCGTCATCGCCGACGGCGAGCAGAGCGCGTGCCTCACGCGCGTCATCGCCGTCGTGTCGTCGGAGGCGTCCGCCGCCGGCCACCCGCTGCACCTGCTCTTCCGCGAGCGCCGCGCCCGCGAGCTCGAGCGCATCACGGCCGGCGTCGTCGTCGACCAGGCACGCGGCCTCATCGACCCCGGGCTCGACCCGGAGGCCGCGGCCGCCGTCGTGCTCTCCGCCATGGACGGGCTGCACGTGCAGCGCTGCTACGGCGTCGGCGCGGGCGCGAGCGAGGCCTTCGAGGACCTGCGCCGCCACTACCTCGAGCCGCCGGCCTTCGCGGAGCGCGCGGCTGCGGTCTGA
- a CDS encoding NUDIX hydrolase family protein has protein sequence MTVRTPDPNIPDPNSGWLSDVELAQIRQRLPLLYVEAVPVRVDGMGRVKDIGVLLRATVTGQMTRMLVSGRVMYGETLRDALFRHLEKDLGPMAFPQLPANPTPFSVAEYFPFPGASPYTDDRQHAVSLAYVVPVTGTCDPRQDALEITWMTPEEAASDAVSADMEGGRGALLRAALASVGVLP, from the coding sequence ATGACCGTTCGCACCCCGGACCCGAACATCCCCGACCCGAACTCCGGCTGGCTGTCGGACGTGGAGCTCGCGCAGATCCGGCAGCGGCTGCCCCTCCTCTACGTGGAGGCCGTGCCCGTGCGGGTCGACGGCATGGGCCGGGTGAAGGACATCGGCGTGCTGCTGCGCGCGACGGTCACCGGCCAGATGACCCGGATGCTCGTCTCCGGCCGCGTGATGTACGGCGAGACCCTGCGCGACGCGCTCTTCCGCCACCTCGAGAAGGACCTCGGGCCGATGGCGTTCCCGCAGCTCCCCGCGAACCCGACGCCGTTCTCGGTCGCCGAGTACTTCCCCTTCCCCGGCGCGAGCCCCTACACGGACGACCGGCAGCACGCCGTGTCGCTCGCGTACGTGGTGCCCGTGACCGGCACGTGCGATCCGCGCCAGGACGCCCTCGAGATCACGTGGATGACACCCGAGGAGGCGGCGTCCGATGCGGTCTCCGCCGACATGGAGGGCGGCCGCGGCGCGCTGCTCCGCGCGGCGCTGGCCTCGGTGGGCGTGCTGCCCTAG
- a CDS encoding DEAD/DEAH box helicase, translating into MSTDTFGALGVPAPLVSALTANGITTPFPIQVDTLPDTLNGRDVLGRGKTGSGKTLAFAIPMIARLGGGLAGGRRRPGRPLGLILAPTRELATQITAAMAPLAEAYNLTTTTIFGGVSQQRQVAALKAGVDVVVACPGRLEDLMKQGFVNLDAVEITVLDEADHMADLGFLPVVTRILDKTPNTGQRMLFSATLDNGVDKLVRRYLHDQVLHSVDEANSPVAAMTHHVFEATDVEAKRLLVQKLASGSGRRILFMRTKHHAKKLAKQLTDSGIPSVDLHGNLSQVARDRNLAAFAAGDVKVLVATDVAARGVHVDDIELVIHVDPPAEHKAYLHRSGRTARAGSAGDVVTIMLPAQRKDVQLLMRKADIHVTPQQVTESSHAVAELTGAVAAYVKPAPRETKSVRETTQRQSQGGRANGGGRSQGANAQRKRAARDGAPVGGGRREGAASGRRDGAASGGQRGGTPRTFSTSSEGFGGGSSAAPSRPRQDRPAASGGAAAGGRARTHRRVSSGR; encoded by the coding sequence ATGTCCACTGACACCTTCGGCGCGCTCGGCGTGCCCGCCCCCCTCGTCTCCGCCTTGACGGCAAACGGCATCACGACGCCGTTCCCCATCCAGGTCGACACGCTCCCCGACACGCTGAACGGCCGCGACGTCCTCGGCCGCGGCAAGACGGGCTCCGGCAAGACGCTCGCGTTCGCCATCCCGATGATCGCGCGCCTCGGCGGCGGCCTCGCCGGCGGCCGTCGTCGCCCGGGCCGCCCGCTCGGCCTCATCCTCGCGCCGACCCGCGAGCTCGCCACGCAGATCACGGCCGCCATGGCGCCGCTGGCCGAGGCCTACAACCTCACCACCACGACGATCTTCGGCGGCGTCTCGCAGCAGCGCCAGGTCGCGGCCCTCAAGGCCGGCGTCGACGTGGTCGTCGCGTGCCCCGGCCGCCTCGAGGACCTCATGAAGCAGGGCTTCGTGAACCTCGACGCCGTGGAGATCACCGTCCTCGACGAGGCCGACCACATGGCCGACCTGGGCTTCCTGCCCGTCGTCACGCGGATCCTCGACAAGACCCCGAACACCGGCCAGCGCATGCTGTTCTCCGCCACGCTCGACAACGGCGTGGACAAGCTCGTGCGCCGCTACCTGCACGACCAGGTGCTGCACTCCGTCGACGAGGCGAACTCGCCCGTCGCGGCCATGACGCACCACGTGTTCGAGGCGACCGACGTCGAGGCCAAGCGCCTCCTCGTGCAGAAGCTCGCGTCCGGCTCCGGCCGCCGCATCCTCTTCATGCGCACCAAGCACCACGCGAAGAAGCTCGCGAAGCAGCTCACCGACTCGGGCATCCCGTCGGTGGACCTGCACGGCAACCTCTCGCAGGTCGCCCGCGACCGCAACCTCGCGGCCTTCGCGGCCGGCGACGTCAAGGTCCTCGTGGCCACCGACGTCGCGGCGCGCGGCGTGCACGTCGACGACATCGAGCTCGTGATCCACGTCGACCCGCCGGCCGAGCACAAGGCGTACCTGCACCGCTCGGGCCGCACGGCGCGCGCCGGCTCCGCGGGCGACGTCGTCACGATCATGCTGCCGGCGCAGCGCAAGGACGTGCAGCTCCTGATGCGCAAGGCCGACATCCACGTCACGCCGCAGCAGGTCACCGAGTCCTCCCACGCCGTGGCCGAGCTGACGGGCGCCGTCGCGGCGTACGTGAAGCCCGCGCCCCGCGAGACGAAGTCGGTCCGCGAGACCACCCAGCGCCAGTCGCAGGGCGGCCGCGCGAACGGCGGCGGACGCTCGCAGGGCGCCAACGCGCAGCGCAAGCGCGCGGCCCGCGACGGCGCGCCCGTCGGCGGCGGTCGCCGCGAGGGCGCGGCATCGGGTCGCCGCGACGGCGCCGCATCGGGCGGACAGCGCGGCGGCACGCCCCGCACGTTCAGCACCTCCTCCGAGGGCTTCGGCGGCGGCTCGTCCGCCGCTCCCTCGCGTCCCCGCCAGGACCGCCCCGCGGCCTCCGGCGGCGCCGCGGCCGGCGGTCGTGCGCGCACGCACCGCCGCGTCTCCAGCGGACGCTAG
- a CDS encoding alpha/beta hydrolase produces MTALPLDPDAVLWSASAAELADRPLLVLLHGFGSHEGDLFGLSPYLPLGPVVASLRAPIALDGGHAWFPIVPGTRGDPDPDAADAAAQGVLDWLDAMPVRPRSVGLLGFSQGGATALQLLRLAPGRFSYAVQLSGFSVRGEHAGDAANAAAPTPVFWGRGTADQVIPDEAVARTSAWIGAHTDLTERIYEDLPHSVSAPELRDVSAFIREHAG; encoded by the coding sequence GTGACCGCTCTCCCCCTGGACCCCGACGCCGTCCTCTGGTCGGCCTCCGCCGCCGAGCTCGCCGACCGACCGCTGCTCGTGCTGCTGCACGGGTTCGGCTCGCACGAGGGCGACCTCTTCGGGCTGTCGCCGTACCTGCCGCTCGGGCCGGTGGTCGCGTCGCTGCGGGCGCCGATCGCGCTGGACGGCGGGCACGCGTGGTTCCCGATCGTGCCGGGGACGCGCGGCGACCCGGATCCGGACGCCGCCGACGCCGCGGCCCAGGGCGTGCTCGACTGGCTCGACGCCATGCCCGTGCGGCCGCGATCCGTGGGCCTCCTCGGCTTCAGCCAGGGCGGCGCGACCGCGCTCCAGCTGCTGCGGCTCGCGCCCGGCCGGTTCTCGTACGCGGTGCAGCTCAGCGGGTTCTCGGTGCGGGGCGAGCACGCGGGCGACGCCGCCAACGCGGCCGCGCCGACGCCGGTCTTCTGGGGCCGCGGCACGGCCGACCAGGTGATCCCGGACGAGGCCGTCGCGCGCACGAGCGCGTGGATCGGCGCCCACACCGACCTCACCGAGCGCATCTACGAGGACCTCCCGCACTCGGTCTCGGCGCCGGAGCTGCGGGACGTGTCGGCGTTCATCCGCGAGCACGCGGGCTGA
- a CDS encoding EVE domain-containing protein gives MIRYWVGVVSRDRVLDGLDLGIAQVNRGAREPVERLGEADGFVYYSPRESYPDGQLLRSFTAIGRVADAAPYQGRVGEWRPWRRRMDWDLGAVDAPIRPLVPVLDFTRDSLEWGRKLAPGLLEITRDDFEVIRQAMRRGAPEPSRRVIRGGSGPWTPVASDRDLLR, from the coding sequence ATGATCAGGTACTGGGTGGGCGTCGTCTCCCGCGACCGCGTGCTCGACGGCCTGGACCTCGGCATCGCGCAGGTCAACCGCGGCGCCCGCGAGCCCGTCGAGCGGCTCGGCGAGGCCGACGGCTTCGTCTACTACTCGCCGCGCGAGTCGTACCCCGACGGGCAGCTCCTCCGCTCCTTCACCGCGATCGGCCGGGTCGCCGACGCCGCGCCGTACCAGGGCCGCGTGGGCGAGTGGCGGCCGTGGCGCCGCCGGATGGACTGGGACCTCGGCGCGGTCGACGCGCCCATCCGCCCGCTCGTCCCCGTGCTCGACTTCACGCGCGACTCCCTCGAGTGGGGCCGGAAGCTCGCGCCGGGGCTCCTCGAGATCACGCGCGACGACTTCGAGGTGATCCGGCAGGCGATGCGCCGCGGGGCGCCCGAGCCGTCGCGCCGCGTCATCCGCGGAGGATCCGGTCCGTGGACGCCCGTAGCATCGGATCGTGACCTCCTCCGCTGA
- a CDS encoding DUF427 domain-containing protein: MKALLNGVTVAEAPKDDLIEIEGNWYFPPQSVDMSLLAETATPYHCPWKGDTQYYSVKDGDTVLQDRAWSYPTPIPSSFDRVGRDYSGYVAFWKEVRVSE, translated from the coding sequence ATGAAGGCACTGCTGAACGGCGTCACCGTCGCCGAGGCTCCCAAGGACGACCTCATCGAGATCGAGGGCAACTGGTACTTCCCGCCCCAGAGCGTCGACATGTCGCTCCTCGCGGAGACCGCCACCCCGTACCACTGCCCGTGGAAGGGCGACACGCAGTACTACTCCGTCAAGGACGGCGACACCGTGCTGCAGGACCGCGCGTGGTCGTACCCGACGCCCATCCCGTCGTCGTTCGACCGCGTCGGCCGCGACTACAGCGGCTACGTCGCGTTCTGGAAGGAGGTCCGCGTCAGCGAGTGA
- a CDS encoding DUF1684 domain-containing protein — MPSAETALHVADWRRRTHEMYAEVRWVAQTDPAAAHALWRRTRDDMFRSHPATPLLPEHRADFDRLDVADYDPAWRFELEIHDDRGEERHEVETGTDGVVPFELLGSVHLPAAEGRDAGSLDVWRLASYGGGLHLPVKDASHRRAGGTYGGGRYLLDTVKGSDLGPGAPGSIVVDLNFAYNPSCAYDPEWACPLAPAGNVLGFEVPVGEMGYLPS; from the coding sequence ATGCCCTCCGCCGAGACCGCCCTCCACGTCGCCGACTGGCGCCGCCGCACGCACGAGATGTACGCGGAGGTGCGCTGGGTCGCGCAGACGGATCCCGCGGCCGCGCACGCGCTCTGGCGCCGGACCCGCGACGACATGTTCCGCAGCCACCCGGCCACGCCCCTCCTGCCCGAGCACCGCGCGGACTTCGACCGGCTCGACGTGGCCGACTACGACCCGGCCTGGCGGTTCGAGTTGGAGATCCACGACGACCGCGGCGAGGAGCGCCACGAGGTCGAGACGGGCACCGACGGCGTCGTCCCGTTCGAGCTGCTCGGATCCGTGCACCTCCCCGCCGCCGAGGGCCGCGACGCCGGCAGCCTCGACGTCTGGCGCCTCGCCAGCTACGGCGGCGGCCTGCACCTGCCCGTGAAGGACGCGTCGCACCGGCGCGCGGGCGGCACCTACGGGGGCGGCCGCTACCTGCTCGACACGGTGAAGGGATCCGACCTCGGCCCGGGCGCCCCGGGCTCGATCGTGGTCGACCTCAACTTCGCCTACAACCCCTCCTGCGCCTACGACCCGGAGTGGGCGTGCCCCCTCGCGCCTGCCGGGAACGTGCTCGGCTTCGAGGTGCCCGTGGGCGAGATGGGCTACCTCCCGAGCTGA